AGGGATAGGGCCTGCCTCTACGGGGAAGATATGGTATCAGGAACATAAGGAGGGTTCTTGAGCagtaaggaaggaaagagcagccaggaagTAGCATCGGCTGTCCTTCAGTGACTCACTTCCACCAGCGAGGTCTTACCAGCTGGGACCTAAGTGTTCAAACAACGTGAGCTATGAAGGATGCTTCCCATTCAAACAACAAATACTGCCTTCTAATAGTGCTGTCGCGTGCTTGCTGTTGGGTACCGTGTATGAGAGTCGCAGCTGCCTCCGATGGTACTGTTTAATCATGTCAGACTTCTATGTCTCTGGGTATCCAGCCataaacactgagagaaaaagaTGGATGGTCTCTAGATAACCCTTGTCAACCAACTGTTTTCTCTTGGCAGGATGTTCTGGAAGCTCTCGCTGACCTTGCTCCTCGTGGCTGTGCTGGTAAAGGTTGCTGAAGCCCGGAAGAACCGGCCTGCGGGCGCCATCCCTTCACCGTACAAGGATGGCAGCAGCAACAACTCGGAGAGATGGCATCACCAGATCAAGGAGGTGCTGGCCTCCAGCCAGGAGGCCCTCGTGGTCACTGAGCGCAAGTACCTTAAGAGTGACTGGTGCAAGACGCAGCCACTGAGGCAGACCGTGAGCGAGGAGGGCTGCCGCAGCCGCACCATCCTCAACCGCTTCTGCTATGGGCAGTGCAACTCCTTCTACATCCCGCGGCAcgtgaagaaggaggaggactccTTCCAATCCTGCGCCTTCTGCAAGCCCCAGCGTGTCACCTCCGTCATCGTGGAGCTCGAATGCCCCGGGCTTGACCCACCTTTCCGAATCAAAAAAATCCAGAAGGTGAAGCATTGCCGGTGTATGTCCGTGAACCTGAGTGACTCTGACAAGCAGTGAAGTCACCAGGGCAAGATGCAGCTCCACCCTGAGAGCCCTTGCCCCTGGGTCGCGCCACCGCCACTTCTGTCGAGCTCACTCACACTATGCCCGGTGTCCCTGTCAGCAGCAAATGCATCTCTTAGGGCTAACAGTGCCCTTGTCACAAATGTGGACCGCAAGTCGATATGTTCCAGATCCACCCCGGGCTATACTCGTGTCTCCAAATCCAGGCTGTGGATCGGGCACAGAAGATGTTGGAAAACACTCTCAGAAACTAGACAGGACTTTTCAGGCGATGCACTGTCAATCGGGGATTGACGTTTCCACCATGTGGAAAAGCCACCCTTTCCCCGGCCACATCCTACACTCCAGCTCTACCATCCCTTGGTGAAGAACGCACCACTACTCTGTCGCAAACTTCCACTTCCGTTGGCCACCAGACCTCTGTGGTGTGGGCATTCACTCTTCTGAGCTGGGAGCTTCCGGGCTCTAAGGTTGCTGTGAAGTCAATATGGGCAGCATCCACAAGCTCACCCTCAAGGGGTCTCCAAACAAACCTGATACCCACAAGGACAAGGCAAGCTTAGTGGATCAGGAAATGACTTCCCTAGGAACTGTGCTCAGCAGGCCAGACCCTCTGCACCTCTAGACACCACCAcctcttttcttgttccttctaGCCCTCGCCTGTGGACTCAAGATGAACTCTGGCACACATGCTCTTTCCTCTACCATTAGCCTGTCCCCACGCGAAAGGTCTCTGTGTTAATGTCAGTTCTATAATTGATCTATTGTGTAAAAAGCTGTTAAAAGTATTATCGACCTATTCCTGTATCGACTCACATGTTTGGACTCTGGCTTTGCAGCACCATTCTTGAATAGACAGTAGCACAGGGAATGAGCTGTAGAAAAGGTATTTCACTGAGAAATACTGCCAGGTCAGCAGTTCACTGCCACACACCTTTTATCAGATTGAGCGGGGAGGAGGGACACGTCACCATTTACCTACATGAGTATGACATCACTGAGACACTAAAGCATTGCAGCGTAGTGTAGAGACTGGGTTAGGACAGATGGTGCATCCAGGCGAGTCATTGGGAAGTGGTAACGCTTGAGGCACACACGGGAAATGAGACCTGGTACTGTCTTCACTGCCATAACACTAAGcaaaaaatatttcctattaaaattcatttaaggATATATGGGATTGAGACACTTTGTGGCACAGGCAGACATAAAAAGTACACATAGAGAGTAGTAATGTAGTTGAACTGTCGCTCAGAAAATAGCTT
The window above is part of the Microtus ochrogaster isolate Prairie Vole_2 unplaced genomic scaffold, MicOch1.0 UNK35, whole genome shotgun sequence genome. Proteins encoded here:
- the Grem2 gene encoding gremlin-2 gives rise to the protein MFWKLSLTLLLVAVLVKVAEARKNRPAGAIPSPYKDGSSNNSERWHHQIKEVLASSQEALVVTERKYLKSDWCKTQPLRQTVSEEGCRSRTILNRFCYGQCNSFYIPRHVKKEEDSFQSCAFCKPQRVTSVIVELECPGLDPPFRIKKIQKVKHCRCMSVNLSDSDKQ